From a single Paenibacillus sp. FSL W8-0426 genomic region:
- the aroB gene encoding 3-dehydroquinate synthase, with the protein MRQLTVQLGERSYPILIGSGLLGQAPRFFEQYGLTKKSPLLIITDDKVGPRYLPALEQVLQDAGFTVVSAVVPSGETSKSLAVYQDMMTAAIEGKLDRSSAIIALGGGVVGDLAGFVAATYMRGVKFVQVPTTILAHDSSVGGKVAVNHPLAKNMIGAFHQPELVLYDVDTLQTLPPRDVSAGLSEMLKHGLIRDEAFAHWCEENAEKLLALDAEALGYGLERGCAIKAEIVSKDERENGERALLNLGHTIGHAIEAIAGYGEFLHGEAISIGMAGSALLGEKLGAPAGLHEETTRMLRALRLPVTMPEHLDTDALMDAMMHDKKFREGHMVFIIPDRIGSARIEKDVPVAMVRDVIELLKKGV; encoded by the coding sequence ATGCGCCAGCTAACGGTCCAGCTCGGCGAGCGTTCTTACCCGATCCTGATCGGCAGCGGTTTGCTCGGACAGGCGCCGCGTTTCTTCGAACAGTATGGTCTGACCAAAAAGAGCCCGCTGCTGATCATTACCGATGACAAAGTAGGGCCACGATACCTGCCTGCACTGGAACAGGTACTCCAGGACGCCGGATTTACGGTCGTCTCAGCCGTGGTTCCTTCCGGCGAAACGTCCAAATCGCTGGCCGTCTATCAGGATATGATGACGGCAGCCATCGAGGGCAAGCTGGATCGCAGCTCGGCGATCATTGCCCTCGGCGGCGGCGTTGTGGGTGATTTGGCCGGATTTGTAGCCGCTACATATATGCGCGGCGTCAAGTTCGTCCAAGTGCCGACCACGATTCTGGCGCATGACAGCAGCGTTGGCGGCAAGGTGGCGGTGAACCATCCGCTAGCCAAAAACATGATCGGCGCGTTCCATCAGCCTGAACTGGTGCTGTACGATGTGGACACGCTTCAGACGCTGCCTCCGAGGGACGTTTCGGCCGGATTGTCCGAAATGCTGAAGCATGGGCTCATTCGCGACGAAGCCTTCGCGCACTGGTGCGAGGAGAATGCGGAGAAGCTGCTCGCGCTCGACGCGGAAGCACTCGGTTATGGCCTGGAACGCGGCTGTGCGATCAAAGCCGAAATCGTATCCAAGGACGAGCGGGAGAACGGAGAGCGTGCCCTGTTGAACCTGGGGCATACGATCGGCCATGCCATCGAAGCCATTGCCGGATACGGCGAGTTTTTGCATGGCGAGGCCATCTCGATCGGCATGGCGGGTTCGGCGCTGCTGGGCGAGAAGCTGGGTGCGCCGGCCGGGCTGCATGAGGAAACAACCCGCATGCTGCGCGCATTGCGCCTTCCGGTGACGATGCCGGAACATTTGGACACGGATGCCTTAATGGATGCGATGATGCATGACAAGAAATTCCGTGAAGGCCATATGGTCTTTATCATACCTGATCGCATCGGATCGGCAAGAATCGAAAAAGACGTTCCCGTAGCCATGGTTCGGGACGTTATTGAATTGCTCAAGAAAGGAGTGTAA
- the aroC gene encoding chorismate synthase, with product MSLRYLTAGETHGPQLTAIIEGLPSNLHIDFEELNFQLHRRQKGYGRGRRMQIEKDQANFVGGVRHGYTTGAPVALVVQNNDWKHWQNIMNIEPIEGSDEEKRRVHRPRPGHADLNGGLKYNLKDLRNVLERSSARETTVRVACGALARQFLAEFGIKVAGRVLRIGEIEAPYQDLPIDELIEITEASSVRVTDKETEKKMEEYIDLIKKEGDSIGGIVECIVEGVPVGLGSHVQYDRKLDARIAQGVMSINAFKGVEIGIGFEAGTIRGSQVHDEILYSEERGYHRATNRLGGFEGGMTNGMPVVVRGVMKPIPTLYKPLQSVDIDTKEAFTAQVERSDACAVPAASVVMEHVVAWEIAKAFLEKFGGDSMEEIRSNYESYKAQLESY from the coding sequence ATGAGTTTACGCTATTTAACCGCAGGGGAAACGCACGGACCCCAATTGACCGCCATTATCGAAGGATTGCCAAGCAATTTGCATATTGATTTCGAAGAGCTGAATTTCCAGCTGCACCGTCGCCAAAAAGGGTATGGACGCGGACGCCGGATGCAGATTGAAAAAGATCAGGCGAACTTTGTCGGCGGAGTGCGCCACGGATATACGACGGGAGCTCCGGTTGCGCTTGTGGTGCAGAACAACGACTGGAAGCATTGGCAGAACATTATGAACATCGAACCGATCGAGGGCAGTGACGAAGAAAAACGCCGGGTGCACCGTCCTCGTCCGGGCCATGCCGACTTGAACGGCGGTTTGAAATATAACCTGAAAGACCTGCGCAACGTGCTGGAGCGCTCCAGCGCGCGCGAAACGACGGTACGTGTCGCCTGCGGCGCGTTGGCACGCCAGTTCCTGGCCGAATTCGGCATCAAGGTGGCAGGCCGCGTACTGCGCATCGGCGAGATCGAAGCGCCATACCAGGATCTGCCGATCGACGAGTTGATCGAAATTACGGAGGCTTCTTCCGTACGAGTGACCGACAAGGAAACCGAGAAGAAGATGGAAGAGTACATCGACTTGATCAAAAAAGAAGGCGACTCCATCGGCGGCATCGTGGAATGCATCGTGGAAGGTGTTCCTGTTGGATTGGGCAGCCACGTGCAGTATGATCGCAAGCTGGATGCACGCATTGCCCAAGGCGTTATGTCGATCAACGCATTCAAAGGTGTGGAAATCGGCATCGGTTTTGAAGCAGGCACGATCCGCGGTTCGCAAGTCCATGACGAAATCCTCTACAGCGAGGAACGCGGGTACCACCGCGCGACGAACCGTCTTGGCGGATTCGAGGGCGGTATGACCAACGGCATGCCGGTTGTCGTTCGCGGCGTGATGAAGCCGATCCCGACGCTGTACAAACCGCTGCAAAGCGTGGATATCGATACGAAAGAAGCTTTCACCGCTCAAGTCGAGCGTTCGGACGCTTGTGCCGTTCCTGCAGCCAGCGTGGTGATGGAGCATGTCGTGGCATGGGAGATCGCCAAAGCGTTCCTTGAGAAGTTCGGCGGGGATTCCATGGAAGAGATCCGCTCGAATTACGAGAGCTACAAGGCACAATTGGAGAGCTACTAA
- a CDS encoding protein-glutamate O-methyltransferase CheR, whose amino-acid sequence MLEQEQLDQDYAGFIRKIKESTGIDLAQYKEGQMKRRLTTLRNKNGFNTFALFFDAMQKDKALFYEFLDRMTINVSEFWRNPNRWEVLRDDILPDLIGSKRRVKVWSAACSTGEEPYTLAMILDILGVLKDSSITASDLDEGALAKAKEGRYMERSLKDVPQDVASRYFRQDGLMYRIDDKLKSSVKFMKQNLLTDRFDEGYDLIVCRNVMIYFTEEAKNLLYHKFAASLRPGGILFVGSTEQIFSPGQYGLETAETFFYRKK is encoded by the coding sequence ATGCTGGAGCAGGAACAATTGGATCAGGATTACGCCGGATTTATCCGGAAAATCAAAGAGAGCACAGGCATTGATCTTGCTCAATACAAGGAAGGCCAGATGAAAAGAAGGCTGACCACGCTTCGCAACAAAAACGGGTTTAATACGTTTGCGTTATTTTTCGACGCCATGCAGAAGGACAAGGCACTTTTTTATGAGTTTTTGGATCGCATGACCATCAACGTTTCGGAGTTTTGGCGCAACCCCAACCGCTGGGAAGTGCTGCGGGACGACATTTTGCCTGATCTGATCGGGTCCAAAAGGCGTGTCAAAGTGTGGAGTGCCGCTTGCTCCACTGGAGAGGAGCCCTACACCCTTGCGATGATTTTGGACATTCTGGGCGTGTTGAAGGACAGCTCCATCACGGCAAGCGACCTCGATGAAGGTGCATTGGCCAAAGCCAAGGAAGGTCGGTACATGGAGCGTTCGCTCAAGGATGTTCCCCAAGACGTGGCAAGCCGATATTTCCGTCAGGATGGCTTAATGTATCGAATCGACGACAAGCTGAAAAGCTCCGTCAAGTTCATGAAGCAGAATCTGCTGACGGACCGTTTCGATGAAGGGTACGATTTGATCGTGTGCCGGAATGTCATGATCTATTTTACCGAGGAAGCGAAAAACTTGCTGTACCATAAGTTCGCAGCCAGCCTGCGGCCGGGGGGCATTCTTTTCGTAGGCAGTACGGAGCAGATTTTTTCCCCGGGACAATACGGTTTGGAAACGGCAGAAACGTTCTTTTATCGCAAAAAATAG
- the ndk gene encoding nucleoside-diphosphate kinase, which produces MDRTFLMVKPDGVQRGLIGRIVSRLEDKGFKMVAGKLVQMTEEQAKRHYAEHEGKPFFDELVRFITSGPVFAMVWEGDDIVSLARIVIGKTNVKEAAPGTIRGDFASHTPHNLIHGADSPESAEREAANFFAPEELVAYDKSIAAWL; this is translated from the coding sequence GTGGATCGTACATTTTTGATGGTGAAACCGGATGGCGTGCAGCGTGGTTTGATCGGACGTATCGTTAGCCGCCTGGAGGACAAAGGGTTTAAAATGGTGGCAGGCAAATTGGTGCAAATGACCGAGGAGCAGGCCAAGCGTCATTATGCGGAGCATGAAGGAAAGCCGTTTTTCGATGAGCTCGTCCGATTTATTACTTCCGGCCCCGTCTTTGCGATGGTTTGGGAAGGGGACGACATCGTGTCCCTGGCGCGCATCGTCATTGGCAAAACCAATGTGAAGGAAGCTGCCCCGGGGACCATTCGTGGGGATTTTGCCAGCCATACGCCGCATAATCTGATTCATGGGGCGGACTCTCCGGAGAGTGCCGAACGTGAAGCAGCGAACTTCTTTGCACCAGAGGAATTGGTAGCGTACGACAAGAGCATCGCAGCCTGGTTGTAA
- a CDS encoding polyprenyl synthetase family protein, whose product MKLLDIFGLLKKDMDYIEKELYRSVEGEQQLLSETSLHLLKAGGKRLRPVFVLLGGKYGTYDIERLKLIAVPLELIHSASLVHDDVIDNAETRRGKPTVKSKWDNRIAMYTGDYIYGKALQLTAGLSDPAIHRILAKAMVQMSIGEMEQIRDFFNTGQSVRNYLLRIRRKTALLIAVSCQLGALATRAPKQVSSLLYTYGYNVGMAFQIQDDVLDLVGTEKQLGKPPGSDMKQGNITLPVLYALEEERLREPLLAEISRVRQEEGRASASDAIGMIRESQGIAKAEALADRYMKKALDALDQLPKIKTSKNLRDIAHFVVKRTH is encoded by the coding sequence ATGAAACTACTGGATATTTTCGGGTTGCTGAAGAAGGATATGGATTACATTGAAAAAGAACTGTACCGCAGCGTTGAAGGGGAGCAGCAGCTGTTAAGCGAAACATCCCTTCATTTGCTTAAAGCGGGTGGGAAACGTTTGCGTCCCGTGTTCGTGCTGCTTGGCGGCAAGTATGGTACATACGACATTGAACGCTTGAAATTGATTGCGGTTCCGCTGGAATTGATCCACTCCGCTTCATTGGTGCATGATGATGTGATTGACAATGCGGAGACGCGCCGCGGTAAACCAACCGTGAAATCAAAATGGGATAACCGGATTGCCATGTATACCGGCGACTATATCTACGGTAAAGCATTGCAATTGACGGCCGGGCTGTCCGATCCGGCAATTCATCGTATTCTGGCCAAGGCCATGGTGCAGATGTCCATCGGCGAAATGGAACAGATCCGTGACTTTTTCAACACCGGGCAAAGCGTACGCAATTACTTGCTGCGCATCCGTCGCAAAACAGCACTGCTGATCGCGGTCAGCTGTCAGCTTGGGGCGCTTGCTACCCGCGCGCCTAAACAAGTGTCCTCGCTGCTCTATACTTACGGATACAATGTGGGCATGGCCTTTCAGATTCAGGATGACGTGCTCGACCTGGTGGGAACGGAAAAACAATTGGGCAAACCGCCAGGCAGCGACATGAAGCAGGGCAACATTACGCTGCCGGTCCTGTATGCCTTGGAGGAAGAGCGTTTGCGAGAGCCGCTGCTAGCCGAGATTTCGCGCGTTAGACAGGAAGAAGGGCGCGCAAGCGCATCGGACGCGATTGGAATGATTCGCGAAAGTCAAGGAATCGCTAAAGCCGAAGCACTGGCTGACCGATATATGAAGAAAGCGCTCGATGCTCTGGATCAGCTGCCAAAGATCAAAACCAGCAAAAATTTGCGCGACATTGCGCATTTCGTCGTCAAACGCACTCATTAA
- a CDS encoding flavin prenyltransferase UbiX produces MFQLDNKRLVVGITGASGSIYGIRLIETLLDLGYEVHLVISNAGWRVLKEELDWEVTNRERILDEKFGGRSGSLIYHPVSDIGASIASGSFLADGMIVMPCSMGTLSSIAQGASDNLMARAADVMMKEGRPLILVPRETPLHAIHLENMLKLSRLGVRMIPAMPAFYYKPQTMDDLIMFLVGKVLDSLRIPHQLFRRWGEPDSRD; encoded by the coding sequence ATGTTCCAACTGGACAACAAACGGCTTGTTGTCGGAATTACGGGAGCCAGCGGCAGCATCTACGGCATCAGGCTGATCGAAACGCTGCTTGATCTGGGCTACGAGGTGCATCTGGTGATCTCCAACGCCGGCTGGCGCGTACTAAAAGAAGAGCTGGATTGGGAAGTAACGAATCGCGAGCGGATCCTGGACGAAAAGTTTGGGGGCCGCTCCGGTTCCCTGATCTACCATCCGGTAAGCGATATAGGAGCTTCGATTGCGAGCGGCTCTTTTCTGGCGGACGGCATGATTGTCATGCCGTGTTCCATGGGGACGCTCTCTTCCATCGCGCAAGGCGCCTCCGATAACCTGATGGCCCGCGCTGCGGATGTCATGATGAAAGAAGGAAGGCCGCTCATTCTGGTGCCGCGCGAGACGCCGCTGCATGCGATCCATCTGGAAAACATGCTCAAGCTTTCGCGCCTTGGCGTGCGCATGATTCCGGCCATGCCGGCTTTTTATTACAAACCCCAAACGATGGACGACTTGATCATGTTTCTGGTGGGCAAGGTGTTGGACAGCTTGCGTATTCCACACCAGTTGTTCCGGAGATGGGGAGAACCGGATTCAAGGGATTAA
- a CDS encoding UbiA-like polyprenyltransferase encodes MFRKIRIFLEMIKIEHTLFALPFAFMGAILGSMVVNNTFPSWLEIMWVLLAMVGARSAAFGLNRMIDQVIDGKNPRTAMRAIPAGLLKNGEVIIFVIVSFILLFWASYNLNVLSMKLLPIAVFMLVIYSYTKRFTWLCHVVLGMTIGLAPLGGWVAVTGTMDWTAIVFYVTIVFWTAGFDIIYACQDLEFDQDEGLHSIPSRFGLHKSLQIAKFFHVITAVGFLALLLMTDLSWWYGAGMLITYGILFYEHYIVSPNDMSRVQTAFFTMNSVLSIVVFTFTLIDLAVK; translated from the coding sequence ATGTTTAGGAAAATTCGCATCTTTTTAGAAATGATCAAAATCGAGCATACGCTCTTTGCATTGCCATTTGCCTTCATGGGAGCCATCCTTGGCTCGATGGTGGTCAACAACACGTTTCCAAGCTGGCTCGAAATCATGTGGGTGCTGCTGGCGATGGTCGGTGCCAGAAGCGCCGCTTTCGGGCTTAACCGCATGATCGACCAGGTGATCGACGGCAAAAATCCGCGGACGGCGATGCGTGCCATCCCCGCGGGGTTGTTGAAAAACGGAGAAGTCATCATTTTCGTTATCGTATCGTTTATTTTGCTGTTCTGGGCTTCATATAACCTGAACGTGCTTTCGATGAAGCTGCTGCCAATCGCGGTATTTATGCTCGTCATTTATTCCTATACCAAACGCTTCACGTGGTTGTGCCATGTTGTGCTGGGCATGACGATCGGACTGGCGCCGCTGGGCGGATGGGTAGCCGTGACCGGTACCATGGACTGGACGGCCATCGTGTTCTATGTCACCATCGTGTTCTGGACGGCAGGTTTCGATATCATTTATGCGTGCCAGGATCTTGAGTTTGACCAAGACGAGGGACTTCATTCCATTCCCTCGCGCTTCGGACTGCACAAATCTTTGCAGATCGCGAAGTTTTTCCATGTGATTACCGCCGTCGGATTTTTGGCGCTGCTTCTGATGACCGATCTGAGCTGGTGGTATGGCGCAGGCATGCTGATTACTTATGGCATCTTGTTCTATGAGCACTACATTGTGTCGCCGAACGACATGAGCCGGGTTCAGACCGCATTCTTTACGATGAACAGCGTGCTGAGCATCGTAGTATTTACGTTTACCTTGATCGACCTGGCGGTGAAATAA
- a CDS encoding demethylmenaquinone methyltransferase: protein MGNAETKPKEEFVHSVFESIAGKYDIMNDILSFRRHKAWRKFTMKKMNMSKGDTGLDLCCGTCDWTLAMAEASETGHMHGLDFSNNMLQVGQGKVNAANRQNQITLVQGNAMSLPFEDNSFDYVTIGFGLRNVPDLRQVLSEMKRVAKPGGMVVCLELSKPTWQPFKGIYYFYFEQVLPRLAKLFAKRYEQYKWLPDSLALFPGRKELAHIFEETGLKKVQAYPLTGGIAALHIGTKEN, encoded by the coding sequence ATGGGTAACGCAGAGACAAAACCGAAAGAGGAATTCGTCCATTCGGTATTCGAGAGCATCGCCGGGAAATACGACATCATGAACGACATTTTGAGTTTTCGCAGGCACAAGGCCTGGCGCAAGTTCACGATGAAAAAAATGAACATGTCAAAAGGGGATACCGGCCTGGACCTTTGTTGCGGTACTTGCGACTGGACCCTTGCCATGGCGGAGGCAAGTGAAACGGGGCACATGCACGGCCTGGATTTCAGCAACAACATGCTTCAGGTCGGGCAGGGAAAAGTGAACGCCGCAAATCGTCAGAATCAGATCACGCTTGTGCAGGGAAACGCCATGTCGCTCCCCTTCGAAGATAATTCGTTCGATTATGTCACCATCGGTTTCGGGCTGCGCAACGTGCCGGACCTGAGACAGGTGCTGTCGGAGATGAAGCGCGTCGCGAAACCGGGCGGCATGGTTGTGTGCCTTGAATTGTCGAAGCCGACCTGGCAGCCGTTCAAGGGCATTTATTATTTTTATTTCGAACAGGTGCTGCCGAGACTTGCCAAGTTGTTTGCCAAGCGTTACGAACAATACAAATGGCTGCCGGATTCGTTGGCGCTATTTCCGGGAAGAAAGGAACTGGCGCACATTTTCGAAGAAACCGGATTAAAGAAAGTGCAGGCCTACCCCCTGACCGGAGGCATCGCGGCACTGCATATTGGGACCAAGGAGAATTAG
- a CDS encoding heptaprenyl diphosphate synthase component 1 yields the protein MNSYRVPELAKKYTEYDMIRRHTEIPPFPDSRARLLQVFVGRTDERGHDELYALATSLVQLAMDTHDLIDTDAGERKEQEMRSRQLNVLAGDYLSSRFYQLLAHAGRIEMIGKLSGAVSEVNVRKMSLYARMQKFFVSADEYMRETVQLKMQLFLSFGHMIKSGDRKIWECLLEEFSRCETIVTELHRLNDGHFVHSYAFWHVYEQGSNEERHALRQSDPAPDVRSNMLKKHRVEDILLDKLRSAVNRVQLLLQDDAKEHGLEEVHLILEPYLAYLQPSRAAAGEN from the coding sequence ATGAATTCATACCGCGTACCTGAACTAGCAAAAAAATATACCGAATACGACATGATTCGACGGCACACGGAAATACCGCCATTCCCGGATAGCCGTGCGCGCCTGCTTCAGGTTTTTGTGGGAAGGACGGATGAAAGGGGACATGACGAGCTGTACGCTCTCGCCACGTCGCTGGTTCAATTGGCCATGGATACGCATGACCTGATCGATACGGATGCCGGGGAACGCAAAGAGCAGGAAATGCGCTCCAGGCAGCTGAATGTGCTTGCCGGCGATTATTTAAGCAGCCGCTTCTATCAACTCCTTGCCCATGCGGGGCGCATCGAGATGATCGGCAAGCTCAGCGGGGCGGTTTCCGAAGTCAATGTTCGCAAGATGAGTTTGTATGCACGGATGCAAAAATTTTTCGTTTCTGCTGATGAATACATGCGTGAAACGGTGCAGCTGAAAATGCAGCTGTTTCTTTCATTTGGGCATATGATCAAATCCGGGGATCGCAAGATCTGGGAATGCCTGCTTGAGGAGTTTAGCCGTTGTGAAACGATCGTGACGGAGCTGCATCGTTTGAACGACGGCCATTTTGTTCACAGTTATGCCTTCTGGCATGTATATGAGCAAGGGTCCAACGAAGAACGGCATGCACTGCGCCAATCCGACCCGGCACCGGACGTTCGGAGCAACATGCTGAAAAAACATCGGGTCGAGGACATTTTGCTGGACAAGCTTCGCAGTGCCGTGAACCGCGTGCAACTGCTGCTGCAGGACGACGCAAAAGAGCATGGGCTTGAGGAAGTGCATTTGATTCTTGAGCCTTACCTGGCCTATTTGCAGCCTTCGCGCGCGGCAGCGGGGGAGAATTGA
- the mtrB gene encoding trp RNA-binding attenuation protein MtrB yields MDHPTGSDYIVIKAEENGVQVIGLTRGQDTRFHHTEKLDKGEVMIAQFTNHTSAIKIRGKATLITKHGELQSE; encoded by the coding sequence ATGGACCATCCAACCGGTAGTGATTATATCGTTATCAAGGCAGAGGAGAACGGCGTGCAGGTCATCGGGTTGACCCGTGGACAGGACACGCGTTTCCACCACACCGAGAAGTTGGACAAGGGTGAGGTCATGATTGCCCAGTTCACGAACCATACCTCGGCGATTAAAATCCGCGGCAAAGCCACGTTGATCACCAAGCATGGCGAGCTTCAGTCCGAGTAA
- a CDS encoding HU family DNA-binding protein, with product MNKSDLINHVAEATELSKKDVTKAVDAVFEAISEALQNGDKVQLVGFGNFEVRERSARKGRNPQTGEEIEIPASKIPAFKPGKALKDGIK from the coding sequence ATGAATAAATCGGACCTGATTAACCACGTGGCCGAAGCGACTGAATTGTCCAAAAAGGATGTAACGAAAGCGGTTGATGCCGTATTCGAAGCGATCTCCGAGGCTTTGCAGAACGGAGACAAGGTGCAATTGGTGGGCTTCGGGAACTTCGAAGTGCGCGAGCGTTCTGCACGTAAAGGACGCAACCCGCAAACGGGGGAAGAAATCGAAATTCCTGCGAGCAAAATTCCTGCGTTCAAACCAGGCAAAGCGCTCAAAGACGGAATTAAATAA
- a CDS encoding ABC transporter permease, with amino-acid sequence MKDKTMDFAFRYGAIIVIIAVIAFFGIRLPYFFTYSNMTDILGSISIVTFVAIGVTLSLIVDGFDLSVGATVSLTTVVTASLMIWYQQPLAVVIIVPLVLGAIIGLLNALLIVKLRIPDLLATLAMMYIIGGIHKTYAQGYTIYNHMQFPDGSKAAGEMDPTFLQLGQGKWLGMPISVILLIIAVVGVHIFLTYTKYGRQMYVTGGNEEAARLSGIKVKKVRTLAYVAAGVFAAIGGILYASKVGSGQIDAGSPLLMESVAAVFVGFSVFGAGKPNVIGTFIGSVLIGVLVNGLTMMNVQYFAHDIVKGGVLVLALAVTFYVLNRNRT; translated from the coding sequence ATGAAGGATAAAACTATGGATTTCGCGTTCCGGTACGGAGCGATTATCGTTATTATTGCGGTTATAGCCTTTTTTGGCATACGCCTGCCTTATTTTTTTACGTACAGCAATATGACGGATATTTTAGGTTCCATCTCAATCGTAACCTTTGTTGCGATCGGCGTAACCTTATCTCTCATTGTGGACGGTTTTGATCTGTCCGTAGGCGCTACAGTTTCATTGACGACGGTAGTCACGGCCTCGCTCATGATTTGGTATCAACAGCCGCTCGCGGTCGTTATCATTGTCCCGCTGGTGCTTGGGGCGATAATCGGACTGCTGAATGCACTACTCATTGTAAAACTGCGCATTCCGGACTTGCTCGCCACGCTGGCCATGATGTATATCATCGGCGGCATTCACAAGACGTATGCTCAGGGATATACCATTTATAATCATATGCAGTTCCCCGACGGCAGCAAGGCTGCAGGCGAGATGGATCCGACTTTCCTGCAGCTTGGGCAGGGCAAATGGCTCGGCATGCCGATATCGGTCATTCTGCTGATCATCGCGGTGGTTGGCGTGCACATTTTCCTGACGTATACCAAGTATGGACGGCAGATGTATGTGACGGGCGGCAATGAAGAAGCGGCCAGACTTTCGGGCATCAAAGTGAAAAAGGTGAGGACGCTTGCTTATGTGGCTGCCGGCGTATTTGCCGCGATTGGCGGCATTCTGTACGCTTCCAAAGTAGGTTCGGGCCAGATCGATGCGGGTTCGCCGCTGCTGATGGAATCCGTTGCTGCCGTATTTGTCGGTTTTTCGGTATTCGGAGCCGGCAAACCCAACGTCATTGGCACATTTATCGGTTCAGTGCTGATTGGCGTGCTGGTCAACGGCCTGACCATGATGAACGTGCAGTATTTTGCTCACGATATCGTCAAAGGCGGCGTACTCGTGCTGGCTTTGGCTGTTACATTTTACGTACTGAACCGCAACCGGACTTGA